One window from the genome of Pseudonocardia hierapolitana encodes:
- a CDS encoding DUF1707 SHOCT-like domain-containing protein → MSEPPSESRGFRISDADRERAAQRLHQALAEGRITLSELEERLDMVYAARYESDLRPPFVDLPDPDAFVDRPALAVPSDAPPLVLRAGMSTIKRSGSWDVPARLRLLSAMGSVVLDFCDTVIPHAVVDIEVDLGAGSAKLLVPDDSTANVDDVVASMGTVKSSVPSVPRPGVPHFVVHGRAGMGSVTVRRRYRIAGRYF, encoded by the coding sequence GTGAGCGAGCCGCCGTCCGAGTCCCGCGGGTTCCGCATCTCCGACGCGGACCGCGAGCGGGCGGCCCAGCGGCTGCACCAGGCGCTCGCCGAGGGCCGCATCACCCTGAGCGAGCTGGAGGAACGGCTCGACATGGTCTACGCGGCGCGCTACGAGTCCGACCTGCGCCCGCCGTTCGTCGACCTGCCGGACCCCGACGCGTTCGTCGACCGGCCGGCGCTCGCGGTGCCGTCGGACGCGCCACCGCTGGTGCTGCGCGCGGGGATGTCGACCATCAAACGCAGCGGGTCGTGGGACGTGCCGGCGCGGCTGCGTCTGCTGAGCGCGATGGGCTCGGTGGTGCTCGACTTCTGCGACACGGTCATCCCGCACGCCGTGGTGGACATCGAGGTCGACCTGGGCGCCGGGTCGGCGAAGCTCCTCGTGCCGGACGACTCCACCGCGAACGTCGACGACGTCGTGGCGAGCATGGGCACGGTGAAGAGCAGCGTCCCGTCCGTCCCCCGGCCCGGCGTGCCCCACTTCGTGGTGCACGGCCGGGCCGGGATGGGCTCGGTGACGGTGCGGCGGCGCTACCGCATCGCGGGCCGCTACTTCTGA